A region of Leifsonia xyli DNA encodes the following proteins:
- a CDS encoding ATP-dependent serine peptidase containing a PDZ domain protein encodes MTLFDDERQPQAAGEPVRVAPPRRVIAGWIAIGVAVVLALVLALVPAPFVIEQPGPVFNTLGTDQQVGAPQSGDAKQLISIPDKKTYPTSGSLDLLTVSVVGNPDQRPSWFEIAAAWFQPSKAVLPLDDVFPPGTTTEQSNAENAALMVDSQQDAIAAALNQLGYTFPENVAVKQLIKGTPAAEVLKVGDEITSVNGEKISSVQELRDAVKANGTGKAAELGILRDGAASTVSITPTESQGQVVLGIGAGMDYTFPFDVKIQLDNVGGPSAGQMFALGIMDKLTPESLNGGKRIAGTGTIDNTGQIGPIGGIRQKMYAARDTGKAAYFLAPASNCDEVTGHIPAGLTVFAVKTLSDSLKVLEAVRDGSSTAGLPTCPAG; translated from the coding sequence GTGACCCTGTTCGACGACGAGCGTCAGCCGCAGGCGGCCGGCGAACCGGTCCGGGTCGCCCCTCCGCGGCGCGTGATCGCCGGGTGGATCGCGATCGGCGTGGCCGTCGTGCTCGCCCTCGTGCTCGCCCTCGTGCCCGCGCCCTTCGTCATCGAGCAGCCGGGTCCGGTGTTCAACACGCTCGGCACCGATCAGCAGGTCGGCGCCCCGCAGAGCGGCGATGCGAAGCAGCTCATCAGTATCCCGGACAAGAAGACCTACCCGACCTCCGGCTCGCTCGACCTGCTGACCGTCTCGGTCGTGGGCAACCCCGACCAGCGCCCGAGCTGGTTCGAGATCGCGGCGGCCTGGTTCCAGCCGAGCAAGGCGGTGCTGCCGCTCGACGACGTGTTCCCGCCCGGAACCACCACCGAGCAGTCGAACGCCGAGAACGCGGCCCTGATGGTGGACTCGCAGCAGGATGCGATCGCCGCCGCGCTCAACCAGCTCGGCTACACCTTCCCCGAGAACGTCGCGGTCAAGCAGCTGATCAAGGGCACCCCGGCCGCGGAGGTGCTGAAAGTTGGCGACGAGATCACCTCGGTCAACGGCGAGAAGATCTCGAGCGTGCAGGAGCTGCGTGATGCGGTCAAGGCGAACGGCACCGGCAAGGCCGCCGAGCTCGGCATCCTGCGCGACGGCGCCGCCTCGACCGTGTCGATCACCCCGACCGAGTCGCAGGGCCAGGTCGTGCTCGGGATCGGAGCCGGGATGGACTACACCTTCCCGTTCGACGTGAAGATCCAGCTCGACAACGTGGGCGGTCCGAGCGCCGGCCAGATGTTCGCCCTCGGGATCATGGACAAGCTGACCCCGGAGTCGCTGAACGGCGGCAAGCGCATCGCCGGAACCGGCACGATCGACAACACCGGCCAGATCGGGCCGATCGGCGGCATCCGCCAGAAGATGTACGCGGCGCGCGACACCGGGAAGGCGGCCTACTTCCTCGCACCGGCGTCGAACTGCGACGAGGTCACCGGCCACATACCGGCCGGGCTCACGGTCTTCGCGGTGAAGACTCTGTCCGATTCGCTGAAAGTCCTGGAGGCGGTGCGCGACGGATCCAGCACGGCGGGTCTTCCCACCTGTCCTGCAGGCTGA
- a CDS encoding histidine kinase yields the protein MASAVTKFRVVVVEDDPDVAFFMKTVLEKRADAVAIAVTDPSIALGTIDEFEPDLVITDIEMPGISGLDLLKELRSQHPGLPVVVMTAHVSVDYAVSALRAQADEFLTKPVASAELVSIVNRLAAEGRVKRAAQRQQVVLAIGAHPDDVEIGVGGILAAHRDAGNQVVILTMSRGARGGDADDRQHESLASAELLGARLFLEDLEDTQISAADPTVGIIERVVAEVQPDIVYTHSSHDRHQDHRAVHAATNVATRSVRTVCCYQSPSATIDFRPTRFVPIDGFTETKLRLIDCFRSQTELRAYLEPDFVLATARYWSRFGGGKNCEPLEVMRDTADISVPASSLENSARYPSRLNRTAE from the coding sequence ATGGCGAGTGCCGTGACGAAGTTCCGGGTGGTGGTGGTCGAGGACGACCCGGACGTGGCCTTCTTCATGAAGACCGTGCTGGAGAAGCGCGCGGACGCGGTGGCGATCGCCGTCACCGATCCGTCCATCGCCCTCGGGACGATCGACGAATTCGAGCCCGACCTCGTCATCACCGACATCGAGATGCCCGGCATCTCGGGACTCGACCTCCTCAAGGAGCTGCGCAGCCAGCATCCGGGCCTGCCCGTGGTCGTGATGACCGCCCACGTCTCGGTCGACTACGCCGTCTCCGCGCTGCGCGCCCAGGCGGACGAGTTCCTGACGAAGCCCGTCGCCTCCGCCGAGCTGGTGTCGATCGTCAACCGCCTCGCCGCCGAAGGACGTGTCAAGCGCGCCGCGCAGCGTCAGCAGGTCGTGCTGGCCATCGGCGCGCATCCCGACGACGTCGAGATCGGGGTCGGTGGCATCCTCGCGGCCCACCGCGACGCCGGCAACCAGGTCGTCATCCTCACGATGTCACGCGGAGCCCGTGGCGGGGATGCGGACGACCGCCAGCACGAGTCCCTCGCTTCGGCCGAGCTCCTGGGCGCCCGGCTGTTTCTCGAGGACCTCGAGGACACTCAGATCTCCGCCGCCGACCCGACCGTCGGCATCATCGAGCGCGTCGTCGCGGAGGTGCAGCCGGACATCGTCTACACCCACTCGTCGCACGACCGGCACCAGGACCACCGTGCTGTCCACGCCGCCACGAATGTCGCGACCCGCAGCGTTCGCACGGTCTGCTGCTACCAGAGCCCGTCCGCCACGATCGACTTCCGGCCGACCCGGTTCGTCCCGATCGACGGTTTCACCGAGACGAAGCTGCGGCTCATCGACTGCTTCCGCTCGCAGACCGAGCTGCGCGCCTACCTCGAGCCGGACTTCGTGCTCGCCACCGCACGCTACTGGTCGCGCTTCGGCGGCGGCAAGAACTGCGAGCCCCTGGAGGTGATGCGCGACACCGCGGACATCTCGGTGCCCGCCTCCTCGCTCGAGAACTCCGCCCGCTACCCGTCCCGACTGAACAGGACAGCCGAATGA
- a CDS encoding histidinol-phosphatase, whose product MSGTEADRLPALLLGDFHVHSTFSDDAQSTLAENIAAASAAGLRTVRLTDHVRASTTYVPEFLAAVAAERVPDGLTVLTGVEAKLLDASGAVDTPADLVVGPGGVDAVVIGDHQFPGTDGPWSPRATREKLDAGLSEDDVLDLLIEASIRAMERTRNAQLAHWFSILPKIGLDEAQLGPERLLAWAEAAAATGTIVEVNEKWACPGPAAIAALLDAGARIVASTDSHVASDVGRYERVPALLEAAAAQVGAERRPTQQEGAR is encoded by the coding sequence GTGAGCGGGACCGAGGCCGACCGCCTTCCCGCCCTGCTGCTGGGCGACTTCCACGTCCACTCGACGTTCTCGGACGACGCGCAGAGCACACTCGCCGAGAACATCGCGGCCGCCTCGGCGGCGGGTCTCCGCACGGTGCGGCTCACCGACCACGTGCGCGCCTCGACGACCTACGTTCCCGAGTTCCTCGCCGCCGTCGCCGCCGAGCGCGTGCCCGACGGGCTGACCGTCCTCACCGGAGTGGAGGCGAAGCTGCTGGACGCGTCCGGCGCCGTCGACACGCCCGCCGACCTGGTCGTCGGCCCGGGGGGAGTGGACGCGGTCGTCATCGGCGACCACCAGTTCCCCGGCACCGACGGGCCGTGGTCGCCGCGAGCGACCCGCGAGAAGCTCGACGCGGGCCTTTCGGAGGACGACGTGCTCGACCTCCTCATCGAGGCGAGCATCCGGGCGATGGAGCGGACCCGGAACGCCCAGCTGGCGCACTGGTTCTCGATCCTCCCCAAGATCGGGCTGGACGAGGCGCAGCTCGGCCCGGAGCGCCTGCTCGCCTGGGCCGAGGCCGCCGCCGCCACCGGCACGATCGTCGAGGTCAACGAGAAGTGGGCGTGCCCGGGGCCTGCGGCTATCGCAGCACTGCTGGACGCCGGTGCGCGTATCGTTGCCTCCACCGACAGCCACGTGGCGTCCGACGTCGGACGCTACGAGCGCGTCCCCGCCCTGTTGGAGGCGGCGGCCGCGCAGGTGGGCGCCGAACGGCGTCCCACGCAGCAGGAGGGAGCACGATGA
- a CDS encoding sugar kinase: MVIDQGTRQPDRGLVPGRALRPHTKVLPEHARGHNRSLVLQSLYRSGRVSRADLARTTGLTRVTISDLVGELIAEGLVVELGQRDDARPGKPAVLLDVNRGATQIIGVDLSEHAVFRGAVLDMDGRILSTVEVELAGSRGEEATAKVLTLVDRLVAATTAPVLGIGIGSPGIVDAEGTVGAAPNLGWVDEPLQRRVAERTGLPVFVANDANVAVLAEHGFADAQGDMMLVKVGHGVGSGLLVAGALVFGSRFAAGEIGQVMVGTDDGPEAPYDRERCLEAWLAVPRLEARVAAAEAAGEPVGPVLREAGQRLGVALAPIVGALNLSEVVLSGPEELIDGVLLDAVGETLRNRTMAGFHSGVAIRMTGLGRDIVLRGCVVMVLSAQLGVS; the protein is encoded by the coding sequence ATGGTGATCGACCAGGGCACGCGCCAGCCCGACCGCGGACTCGTTCCCGGACGCGCGCTGCGACCGCACACGAAGGTGCTGCCGGAGCACGCGCGCGGGCACAACCGCTCCCTGGTGCTGCAATCCCTCTATCGTTCGGGCCGCGTCTCCCGCGCCGACCTCGCGCGCACGACGGGGCTCACGCGCGTCACCATCTCCGACCTGGTCGGCGAGCTCATCGCCGAGGGCCTGGTGGTGGAGCTCGGCCAGCGCGATGACGCCCGCCCCGGCAAGCCCGCCGTGCTGCTGGATGTGAACCGCGGCGCGACGCAGATCATCGGGGTGGATCTCAGCGAGCACGCCGTCTTCCGGGGCGCAGTCCTCGACATGGACGGCCGCATCCTGAGCACCGTGGAGGTGGAGCTGGCCGGAAGCCGCGGCGAGGAGGCGACCGCGAAGGTCCTCACCCTCGTCGATCGCCTGGTCGCCGCGACGACGGCGCCCGTGCTGGGGATCGGCATCGGCTCGCCCGGCATCGTGGATGCGGAGGGCACGGTCGGCGCCGCCCCGAATCTCGGGTGGGTGGACGAGCCGCTGCAGCGCCGCGTCGCCGAGCGGACCGGCCTGCCGGTGTTCGTCGCCAACGACGCGAACGTCGCGGTGCTCGCCGAGCACGGCTTCGCCGACGCGCAGGGGGACATGATGCTCGTCAAGGTCGGCCACGGTGTCGGCTCCGGCCTGCTGGTGGCCGGCGCGCTCGTCTTCGGCAGCCGCTTCGCCGCCGGTGAGATCGGCCAGGTCATGGTCGGCACCGACGACGGCCCGGAGGCGCCGTACGACCGCGAGCGCTGCCTGGAGGCCTGGCTGGCCGTCCCGCGCCTCGAGGCGCGTGTGGCCGCGGCCGAGGCTGCGGGCGAGCCCGTCGGCCCCGTGCTGCGGGAGGCCGGTCAGCGTCTCGGCGTCGCCCTCGCCCCGATCGTCGGCGCGCTGAACCTCTCCGAGGTCGTGCTGAGCGGACCGGAGGAGCTGATCGACGGCGTCCTGCTCGACGCGGTCGGCGAGACCCTGCGTAACCGCACGATGGCGGGCTTCCACTCGGGCGTCGCGATCCGGATGACGGGTCTCGGCCGCGACATCGTGCTGCGCGGCTGCGTGGTGATGGTGCTGTCGGCGCAGCTGGGGGTGTCCTGA
- a CDS encoding AraC family transcriptional regulator, with protein sequence MSDADARAKRVVIADDDDDIRGLMTIAATRAGVEIVAAVDNGRAALDAVRAGDVDLAVLDISMPGLNGVEVAEAIRSDELTRSTLILMVSASVQLLTDHGVVADRSDSFIVKPFSPRVLSARIREMLELEEPA encoded by the coding sequence ATGTCTGACGCCGACGCCCGCGCCAAGCGCGTCGTGATCGCGGACGACGACGACGACATCCGCGGGCTCATGACCATCGCCGCCACGCGCGCCGGCGTCGAGATCGTGGCCGCCGTGGACAACGGCCGCGCGGCGCTCGACGCGGTGCGTGCGGGGGATGTGGACCTCGCCGTCCTCGACATCTCGATGCCCGGCCTCAACGGGGTGGAGGTGGCGGAGGCCATCCGCTCGGACGAGTTGACGCGGTCCACGCTGATCCTCATGGTGTCCGCCTCGGTGCAGCTGCTGACCGACCACGGCGTGGTGGCCGACCGCTCCGACAGCTTCATCGTGAAGCCGTTCAGCCCGCGCGTGCTGTCGGCCCGCATCCGCGAGATGCTCGAGCTGGAGGAGCCCGCATGA
- a CDS encoding biotin carboxylase — translation MTDTERIRVLVTGAGGPAGVAVIRSLLARDDVDVFAADMDGWASGLYLVAADRRRIVPPGRSDGFVDALIGMSREDGIDVLFSTVDVELPGLAARRDELEAVGTKLAAPTLDTLVTCLDKFALVQRVAGKARIPETRLLNPEGVAADWTFPVIVKPRSGAGSRGVRLIPDRAALEALGTDESIIIQENLPGEEFSVDVLAGLDGEVIAAVPRSRERVDSGVSIAGRTVRRPELSDTAAAVARAIGLTGVANVQLRYSTEGVPALLEVNPRFPGAMPLTIASGVDMPSLLLDLVLGRPVSSAVDFEELANVRFLEDVFLRPADVLVSENAAHTEGPEE, via the coding sequence ATGACCGACACCGAACGAATCCGCGTCCTGGTCACGGGCGCCGGCGGCCCCGCCGGCGTCGCGGTGATCCGCTCCCTGCTGGCGCGGGACGACGTGGATGTGTTCGCCGCCGACATGGACGGCTGGGCCAGCGGCCTCTACCTCGTCGCCGCCGACCGCCGACGGATCGTGCCGCCCGGACGCTCCGACGGGTTCGTGGATGCGCTCATCGGCATGAGCCGCGAGGACGGCATCGACGTGCTGTTCTCCACGGTCGACGTCGAGCTGCCCGGCCTCGCCGCGCGACGCGACGAGCTGGAGGCCGTCGGGACGAAGCTCGCCGCGCCGACCCTCGACACCCTTGTCACCTGCCTCGACAAGTTCGCGCTGGTCCAGCGGGTCGCGGGCAAGGCGCGCATCCCTGAGACCCGGCTGCTGAACCCGGAAGGCGTGGCCGCGGACTGGACGTTCCCGGTCATCGTGAAGCCCCGCTCCGGCGCCGGTTCGCGCGGTGTGCGCCTCATTCCGGATCGCGCCGCCCTCGAGGCGCTCGGCACCGACGAGAGCATCATCATCCAGGAGAACCTGCCGGGTGAGGAGTTCTCGGTGGACGTGCTCGCCGGCCTCGACGGCGAGGTGATCGCCGCCGTGCCGCGCTCGCGCGAGCGGGTCGACTCCGGCGTCTCGATCGCGGGCCGCACCGTCCGCCGGCCTGAGCTCTCGGACACGGCCGCAGCCGTCGCGCGGGCGATCGGGCTCACCGGCGTCGCCAACGTGCAGCTGCGCTACAGCACCGAGGGCGTGCCCGCGCTGCTGGAGGTCAACCCGCGCTTTCCCGGCGCCATGCCGCTGACGATCGCGTCGGGGGTCGACATGCCGTCGCTCCTGCTCGACCTGGTGCTGGGCCGCCCGGTGTCGTCCGCGGTCGACTTCGAGGAGCTCGCCAACGTGCGCTTCCTGGAGGACGTGTTCCTGCGTCCCGCCGACGTGCTGGTCTCCGAGAACGCCGCGCACACGGAGGGACCCGAGGAGTGA